The following DNA comes from Candidatus Thermoplasmatota archaeon.
GCTGAAATCGGCGGTGAAATTGCGGTTCACATGGTTCGCAACTGTTGGATTAATCCTTTTCTTTGCGCGTCCCATCCAATGAAAAAATGAATGTTTCTTCCTTAATTATCTATTTCGGGATGAAGCCGAAGGTAGCCTCTCCATATTTTGTTCATTTTCTTTGTTGAAACAATATTTACTTTTTTACCTTCTTAATTCGAAATTCAGACAGTCCAACTGGAATAATTTCTAACTCATCACCATCATTAATATCGTGAGCTTTCGCTAATTGACTTGGTATGGTGATTACCAAGCTGCTTCCCACGACTCGTGCTTTCCTCGTCAGAGGCATGTATCCCCTCCTGGCATTACCAGTAATGTATATGTAGTTATATATATTTTTCTATTTTTTCACATATATTTAAAAATAATCATCCCGATATATATGTATAGTTATGACTCTTTGGGAAGATCAGAGGATCATCCAAACTCTTATGAATATCTGAATAGTTACCGGTGCGATGAGGATATATGAAAATATTTGTCGATACCGCAAATCTTGAAGAAATCAGAGAACTTGCTTCGTGGGGAATCATTGATGGTGTCACAACAAATCCAACATTGATAGCTAAAAGCGGACACGCATTTCAGGACATCATTCAAGAGATTTTTACAATTGTTGACGGACCTATTAGTCTTGAAGTAGTAAGCGAAAAAGCTGACGATATGGTCAAAGAAGCAAAAGAAATTGTATCAAAGATACCTGAAAAATACAAAAAAAATATTGCGATAAAAATACCAATGACGAGTGAAGGTTTAAAAGCAACAAAACAACTCTCAAAGCTTGGAATAAAGACGAATGTTACTCTCATTTTTTCAGCAAATCAAGCCCTCCTTGCTGCAAAAGCAGGAGCAAGTTTTGTCAGCCCTTTTATCGGTCGGCTCGATGACATCGGCCAGGAAGGTATGCAGATCATCGAGGAAATTATGGACATCTTTCAAAATTATAACATACAAACAGAGGTTATTGTAGCAAGTGTTCGTCATCCGATCCATGTTATTCAAGCAGCACGAATCGGTGCAGATATTGCAACTGTTCCACCTGAGGTACTTCGAAAAATGGTACGGCACTCATTAACTGATATCGGAATACAGAGTTTTTTGAAAGACTGGCAAAAAGTAAAAAAATAAAGAGTTTAAATTTTACTGAACTCTTTTTTTCGTTCTTTTGCATCTTTTCCAGTTGCTTCAAATAAAAACGCATTCCATTTTTTAATAATTGAATAATCGCCAGAGATCTTTTTTGGTGGAACAATATCGACTAAAAGTTTATTTTTTTCTTGTTTCATCGTGATTTCTCCGATGCCATCAACCTCAAATTTCATACCTTGCTTCACATCACCTTTAACTCCGAAATATGTTGAAACAAGATTGTTCAAATCAGCGTTATGTCCCCGTTTAATTGTATACTCTCTCATAAGAGTTGGTATTAAAAAAATATATTTTAAATGTTTTGATATACTACACAGGGAATGTCAACTTAAAGATTCTTGTAGTTAAAATCAACAGGAGAAGAAACACATCATAAATACTTAAGTTGACAGGTTCTACTACACGAGTTTAATAATTTTCAATTTTGAAATTGAACACAAAAAACTTAATATCGATTGAGATGTACAATGTCGTCTAACGATCTTTTTGGTACGTGATGAACATTGTTTTTATCACGCCAATATTCACATGATTGATTCATAGGTTCGATGACTGATATCTCTGCTTTATATCCTAATGCTATAACACAGTCAACGATCAAATTTTGAGGGATATGTAAAACTTTTTGTAGCTTCTCACGATTCACGTTTAAGAGAATGCAACTTCCGATTCCTTTTTCTTCAGCAGCAAGAATAATATGTGCCGCAGCTAAACCAACGTCTCTTTTCGGATCAATAGGAGTATCCTTTTTTGTTAACATAATAATATACGCTGTTGGTTGTTCGGTATCTGCTGGTTTCCATTCAGGTTTGATATACCCTGCCCACTTTAATGTAGAAAAAACGTCTTGACAAATTTTTTTATCAACGGTGATGATATACTCAATTGGTTGAAGATTACCTGCAGACGGGGCGAGACGTGCACCGTCAATAAGTTCTTTCAATATTTCTACGCTAATCGCTTTTTGAGTGAAACGGCGAATCGTTCTCCTCGACTGGATAACTTTGGCTACTTCCATAATAACTGAATAACAAAATACTTCATATTAAACATATCGAAATCTACTTGAATACTAACATCTTATAGAAAACATGATATATGGCGAAAAAAGAAAAAACTATGAAAACTTTTATTCGAAGCGCGCCAAAAATACAAGAAAAAATCATTCTTGAAAATGCGAAAAAAATCTATGATGATCCGTTTATTTTATTGCCAATCTGTAGTGATATATCCGCTGAAAAATATTTCAAAAAAATCCGTAAAAAGTTAGAAAAAATATGTAAAAATCGGGATAATCGATCTGTGCTTGAAAAATATTCTAACAAAAGAGGATTCGACGGAGCGGTGGCTGGAACACTACTGTTGGTACACTCTGAAAAAGCCCCTTTTTTAGGAGTTGTTTCTTTTTTGACTGGGGACATTACGTATGCACAGCGGGGTAAAGCAGATAAAGAGAAGTTAATCGCAGTTCAACATTATAATGATCCGATGCTTCGGTTACTAGGCTTTAAAGATATAGCATACAAAAAAAATTTGTCGTTCTATTCATGGGATACTGGATTTGTTTGTAGTGGGAAGACGCCAAAACCACCGAAAGAATTTGTCGATTTTATTCTAAAAAAACTTGACATACGATGTACTTCAGATATCTGTTCATATCAACACCAACATGGCCAAAATGAATTTAAAAAAGAGGCATATCAACAACGGTTTCTTCGGATTTATTGGAAATCTGCTGATACGTATATTGCTATCTGTGAGTCATGTGCAAAGAAGACCCAGAACACTGTTTTTACCATATCAAAATATCTTTTACAACAAAAATTATCTGAAGATTTTAATATCAAGGTTATTGCCGATATTATTAACAAGGAGACGGGATATGAACAAAAAACTGATTTTTTAGAAGATTATTTCGCAGGGCGTATCTCCGATTTTGAACTAATTCTAAAAAATATACAACGAAGAACGGAAACAATTGAAAAAAGCGATCAAAAAATATATGTGTATAATAATATATCGTATGGAGAAAATGTCGAAAAATTTGTCGATGCGCTTAATCCTTTAGACCATGAACGAAAAGCACTACTATTTATATTAGAAAAAAACACAAAGCCATTAATCGTTGATCAGATTTCTGCGAATAAAATTCTTGAACGATACTGGAAGGATTATGGTTTTGAATTTATAAAATCTATAATTCCTGATGAATCTATCGCAGAGTCATTTTTTCATCTAGATGAGACACCATCGGACATTATTAAGTTAGTATTTGAATATGAAAAACGGCAAAAAATCATCACCCAGCTTCCAAAATTTACTTCACTTTCAGATGTTGCACAAGTAGCTGATACCATTACAAAGACATATAAGATCTACGGTGAGACAAAAGCCTTGAATGAATTGAAAAAAATACAGGACACACC
Coding sequences within:
- a CDS encoding AbrB/MazE/SpoVT family DNA-binding domain-containing protein — protein: MPLTRKARVVGSSLVITIPSQLAKAHDINDGDELEIIPVGLSEFRIKKVKK
- the fsa gene encoding fructose-6-phosphate aldolase; its protein translation is MKIFVDTANLEEIRELASWGIIDGVTTNPTLIAKSGHAFQDIIQEIFTIVDGPISLEVVSEKADDMVKEAKEIVSKIPEKYKKNIAIKIPMTSEGLKATKQLSKLGIKTNVTLIFSANQALLAAKAGASFVSPFIGRLDDIGQEGMQIIEEIMDIFQNYNIQTEVIVASVRHPIHVIQAARIGADIATVPPEVLRKMVRHSLTDIGIQSFLKDWQKVKK
- a CDS encoding DUF5611 family protein: MREYTIKRGHNADLNNLVSTYFGVKGDVKQGMKFEVDGIGEITMKQEKNKLLVDIVPPKKISGDYSIIKKWNAFLFEATGKDAKERKKEFSKI
- a CDS encoding nitroreductase family protein, with the translated sequence MEVAKVIQSRRTIRRFTQKAISVEILKELIDGARLAPSAGNLQPIEYIITVDKKICQDVFSTLKWAGYIKPEWKPADTEQPTAYIIMLTKKDTPIDPKRDVGLAAAHIILAAEEKGIGSCILLNVNREKLQKVLHIPQNLIVDCVIALGYKAEISVIEPMNQSCEYWRDKNNVHHVPKRSLDDIVHLNRY